Part of the Salinimonas iocasae genome, TCCTTATCAGAGCCGTCTTAGTTACATCCACACACCACGCCTGGCCTGGTTAGATGAAAGCGACAAGCCGGCTAATACCTTTGAGCAGATAAAAGGCTCTGCATTTTTAAGCGAAGGTGCTGCTCGTCAGTTGTTCGATGGCGCGAAAATGAGCCTGGACGAAATTTATGCCATGCTTGAAAAAGATGAAACACCAAAAGGTTTTGATATTCCTGGTGAAATCTCACTGAATAAGCAAAGCAAACATTCTCAGATTACCAGCCCTAATGTGGTTGCAGCCGTTGAAGGCTCTGACCCGGCGCTTAAAGATGAGTATGTAGTGTTTTCTGCACACTCAGACCACATCGGGTTTGCCAAAACTGTAAAGAAAGACAATATCAATAATGGTGCAATGGATAATGCCTCTGGTACAGCAATAATGCTGGAAACAGCACGCTTATTCAGCCAGATGGACAAAAAGCCAAAGCGTTCAATTCTGTTTGTTTCTGTTACAGGTGAGGAAAAAGGCTTGCTGGGTGCGGACTATTTCGCGCATAACCCGACCGTACCGGTTGAGAATATGGTAGCTAACGTGAACCTGGATATGCCCATTCTGACGTACGAATTTGCCGATGTTATCGCTTTTGGTGCCAGCCACAGCGATATGAAGGCGTCGGTAACTGAAGCTGCCAACAATGCGGGCATTGAGTTAAGCCCGGATCCATGGCCAGAACAGGCGCTGTTCACTCGCTCCGATCACTATGCATTCGTGAAGCAGGGTGTGCCTTCAGTATTTTTGGTCCCCGGCCTTAAATCAAAAGATCCGGAAGTTGATGGTTCCAAAGTATTCGGACAGTTCTTATCTACTAACTATCACAAGCCAAGCGATGATGTGAATCAGGATTTCAACTGGGACGCGGCACGTACCTTTGCTGAAGTCAATGCGCAAATCGGCCATACGCTGGCGACGCAGGAAAAAGCGCCAGCCTGGAATGACGGTGATTTCTTTGGAAAAACGTTCGGTAAGTAATTTCCTAAACCGGGTAACTTTAAATTAATTGGTGAAAAGCAGCACATAGTGCTGCTTTTTTTGTGCCTGCAACTATCTGGCAAAGATAAAGTCATAGTCATAATGTTGACCGGTGCGGTAATACAAATGACAAAGTAAGGGTATAAAGTGCAACAGACGTACTTTTTACAATGACAGGTTTCAACGGTGCCAGGCATAGACATTCAGGGAAATATTCACTACCACTCAGGTAGCATCACGCAGGAGATAGTAATGTGATAGATCAGCAGAAAAAATATGTGTTTATTGCCCGGGGAAGTTCTCACATCCGTTATTTTAAAAAAGTAGCTGCTGAATCCGCGCTTGATATTACCGTTATCAAACTAAGCTTTTTTAGCATTGGGCCATCGATAAAACGATATGCACATATCATCAAAAATATAGACCTTGAAGCATTGGTGACACCGCACCTTGAGAAAAAGGCTATCAAGCACCGCACACTGAGAAAATCTGTATTGTGGCCTGCCTTTGCCTCTCTAACCCGTTTTTTAACAAAGTTTTCCATAGCGAAAAATGCAGCAATTATCGATCGTACCAACGCTGAGGTAGTGGGGGTGTGGAACGGACAAAAACAGCCAAGTGCAGCTATAGCAGAAGCTGCCAAAGCACTGGGTAAAGATGTCATTTATTTTGAAAATGGTCTTTTACCCGATACCACAACCTGTGACTGGTCAGGCGTGAACTGCAAAAACTCTTTGCCTAAAGAAAGGGCGTTTTACCGACAATTTTGTACCGACAAAACGCCGCCCTGTAAACTCGTGACACGCAAGGCAGTTAGCGAAAAGGCCGCTGGTGTGCGTGCTGAACAGCTTCCTAAGCGTTATATCTTTGTTCCTTTCCAGGTAGAAACAGACAGTCAAATCATCTCTAACTCACCCTGGATTAAAAATATGAGCCAGCTCTACCGGCATTTGTCCAGAGTGATTGAGCAGGTGGATGATGATGAACTATATATAGTAATCAAAGAACACCCGTCTGAATCTGTCAGACATGATCATCTGCACCATGAAAATAAGCGAATCTTGTTTGCTAATCACTGCAATACTCAGGAGTTGATAGAGCGCGCCCAGGCAATCCTGACAGTCAATTCGACCGTGGGGATTGAATCGTTGATGCTTGGAAAGGCAGTGTTGGTATTAGGAAATGCTTGTTACGACATAGAAGGGGTAACACAGCAGGTACGCTCAGAAGAAGCCATGCTGCAGGCTTTCAATTCATTGGAACATATTTACTGGGACGTCGAAGTGAAAAGTGGCTTTCTAAACTTTTTGCATGACCACTATGTGATACCCACCACCTGGAAAAATATCGATGATAAGCATATTACGGCTTTAACGCAGCGACTTAACCGACAGGATGCGTTATCACAGTATCTTAGTGACTATCAGCGCCCGGCCTGAGTTAAATCTGAACATGCAAATAACAAAAAAGGCGCTTTAAACAGCGCCTTTTTTTAAAGAAAAGTTTGTCGGTAGCATGCCCAGTTATCTGAGAATTGTTCGGTGGGTTTTCTGACAAAACCACTGCGAATGAACATGTTAATTCTGCCATCTACATAACAAATAAACAGATTAGCAAGTACGGCTTCATCTGCACCTAAATCGCGTCCTTCACGTAATTTGCGCTCACGGAGGACCTGTTTGAACTGAGTTTCCAGTCGCTCAAACAGTTTTGCAATACGCGCACGCAGCCTGTCTTGCTCGCCCTGAAGCGCATCGCCGTTTAGAATACGACTAATGCCTGGGTTTTTTTCTGCAAATCCCAGCAGAAGATGCAAAATCATCTGACAGCGGGCCAGTGAATCTTTCTCTTCGTTAAGGATTTTATTTATACGCGAGAACAGGGTCTCTTCAATAAACTCTATCAGACCTTCAAACATACGTGCTTTACTTGGGAAATGACGGTAAAGCGCAGCTTCAGATACGCCTACCTTTTCAGCAAGTTTCGCAGTAGTAATGCGCTGTCCCGGATTACTTTCCAGCATTCCGGCCAGTGCCTGAAGGATTTGAGCACGACGATTGGTCTTTTTTACAGCAGGCATAACGCGTGTATTTCCTCAGCTTTGGGCTTGCGCCCGTTCCTTGTCTAATACGGCTTTGAAGCCAGGATTTATAAGTTGTTATCGACCAACTGTGTATCAGTTTGATGGTTTATTTTTATATTTTTCATCAATTAGCGATAACAACTCCCGGGCGAGTTGTGTTTTTGGAGCGGGACCAAGTTGTTTGTCGCCGTTTTCCCAAAAGACATGCAGTGCATTATGGTCACTGTTAAAGCCCAGACCGCTGGTGGTTATATCGTTTGCAGCAACCATCGCCAACTTTTTATTTTCTAATTTTGACTTGGCATAATGCGCGAGGTTCTGGCTTTCAGCGGCAAAGCCGACCGCAAATGGCGCATTAGGTAATGCTGCTACCTCTTTAAGAATATCAGGGTTTTTAACAAAAGTAAGCGTTAACTCATCGCCCGTTTTCTTTATTTTATTATTTTCTAGCACTTTTGCTCTATAGTCAGCAACAGCAGCGGTGGCAATAAAGATGTCAGTAGCCTGCACATGTTGCATAACGGCATCAAACATTTGCTGCGCAGTTTCTACGTTGACGACATTTACGCCGGCTGGCGGTGGGACAGAAACCGGACCAGATACTAAAATAACATTGGCGCCGGCATCAGCCGCGGCGGCGGCCATCGCGTAACCCATCTTTCCTGAGCTGTGATTGGAAATATAGCGAACCGGATCCAGAGGTTCCCGGGTCGGGCCCGCGGTAATCATAACTGTCTTACCTTGTAAGTCAGTCTGTTGACGCGCCGACGCAGTGTCCTGAATCAGACTGGCAACGATATCGCCAGGCTCAACCATTCTTCCATAGCCTACATCACCGCAGGCCTGCTCACCGCTAGCAGGACCGATAACGGAAATATGCATGGTTTCAAGCGTATTCAGGTTTCTCTGTGTTGCCGGGGCGGCCCACATTTGCTGATTCATCGCCGGTGCGATGAAAATCTTTGCGTCAGTGGCTAAAAACAAAGTCGTCAGCAAGTCGTCAGCCATTCCACAGGCCAGTTTTGCCATCATGTTTGCGGTAGCCGGAGCAACGAGCAGTATATCAGCCCATTTCGCCAGTTCGATATGCCCCATTGCCGCCTCAGCGGCAGGGTCAAGTAACGTATCATGCACCGGGTTACCTGAAACAGCCTGCAAGGACATTCCACTGACAAATGCTTTTGCTGATTCAGTCAGCACCACTCTGACTGTAGCACCAGCAGCAGTAAGTTTTCTGACCAGATCTGGTGTTTTGTATGCTGCGATCCCACCAGTAATGCCCAGTAAAACTTTTTTACCCTGTAATTGCATAAGCGTTAGTAACCATCGGCAAATAAAAGCGTAGCCTACCACGCTATGGCGGTAATCGGTAGATTGTACAAGGCGGTAAAAACCGGCCATAGATCAGTACATCTCAGCTCTGGCAGCGTTTATAACTAGGCTTTTTGGGAAGAACCATGACTATTGCCACCTGGCCGTTATGCGAACAACCGCGGGAAAAGTTGCTCACTCATGGAGCCGAACAACTTTCAGATACAGAATTGGTAGCCGTTTTCCTTGGCAATGGCACACAAAAACAAACGGTAACCATGCTTTCGCAGGCTATGTTGCGCGAGTTTGCCACGGTAGGTCGTCTGCTTAATGCCGATCTGCAAAGCTTTTGCGCGATAAGAGGCGTAGGTGTAGTTCGCTTTTGTCAGCTACAGGCGGCCAAAGAATTAGTCAAACGCATGTACGAAGAACCATTGGCCCAAAAAGACGTATTAAGTGATGTAGCACAGGTAAGCCGTTACCTTCGTGCCCAGCTTATGAATGCAGAGCACGAGATCTTTGCAGTATTAATGCTTGATTCCCAGCATCGGCTTATTGCATTTCGGCGCATGTTTACCGGTACTATCGACAGTGCAGCCGTTTATCCAAGGGAATTGCTTAAACAAGCGTTAAAAGACAATGCCGCGGCGATCATTTTAGTGCATAATCACCCTTCCGGGATCGCGGATCCCAGTAGCGCTGATATTGCATTGACCAGAGAGATCAAGGCAGCAATGGCGCTGGTGGACATAAGCGTACTGGATCATTTTATAGTAGGTCAGGGATATGTGGTTTCTTTATCGCAGCAAGGATTGATGTGATGAAAAACCCCAGCTATACTGACAGCGCGTCAAATTCTGACCGGCTTTTTTATAACTGCTGGGGACGGATTTTTGATAAAAATCGACGAATTATTGTTTAAAGTATGGTCAGCATCGATCAATTCCTTTAACATAGTGAGTCAATGGATATTTGTAAGGACCATTATGAAAAAGTCATTAGTTTCATTATTAATTGGTGCTAGCTTAGCTTTTTCTGCTACAGCTCAGGATCAGGCTGGCGGAAACACTTCAGGTGATTCTGCTGAAAACGGTATTGCTACAAGCACTATCGCAACAGGTGTTGTTGCAGCGGGTATCGCCGCGGCAGTAATCAGTAACAACCGTGGTTCAAGCAACGTTGATGAAGTAGTAGATCCTTCGCCAACTTGTAACGGCGACGATGAAATCAACTCTGATGGTTTCTGTGTTGGTACAACTAATACGGTAACTAGTCTGACTGGTACTGCTACTACAATGACAGCTGTTACTTTCACTTACGAGCCTTCTCTGTAAGTTGATACAGTTTGTTTAAAGCCGCTCCATTGGTGCGGCTTTTTTTGTTTTTATCCCTCTGGATTTTTCTTAATACCACGCCTCTTCATGAATAAATTTTTTTCAACCGTTTTTACTGTGGCATTGTTTTGTCTGACGCTTGTCGGATGCTCATCAACAAACAAAGCCTACTACGACACCATCAAACTCGCGCTGGCGTCTGAAAAACCGCTCTCACTGCCAATAGAAAAAGTTCTGGCCAGTCGCGCCGATTTGCTCAAGGTTAGACACGGAGAGCGAAATACCGCGGTCATGGCACTGGCTTATATTGAAAATGGCCAGAATAAGTGGGTTTCAGCTGACAGCGCTCAGCTGCACATGCATAACGGCGTTATTGTCCGCACACACGGACTTAATCAGGATATGCTTTATACCAGCAACCTGGACAAAAACCCGCTGTCTGATCCGTTGCCGTTATCCTTTGACTGGACGCGGGAAGTTGATATCAAGGGCATGGGGTACGGATTGACGGTAACCAGTCAGTGGAAGGCTGTAGCAGAGGAAGAGCTTACAGAGTTTTCAGCGTCATTCCCCGTGCAGCGAATAGAGGAAACGGTGTCATTTCCGAAAACCACACCCTACATCGAAACCGGCCTGACCTGGACAAACACTTATTGGGTCAGTCAGGAAAATGGTGAGCTACTCAAAGCATCGGTAAAGATTTCACCTCAGTCAGATCGTTTTGAAATGACCTATCTCAGCCGTGCTGCACGGCTTCTTAACGAGCGGAAATAATAGCAATGACCAGAATTCTTTTTCTTCTTTTTCTGGTGTCTGTGAGCGCTTCAGTAAGCGCCGAAGTCCGAATAGACATCAATAATCAGGCATTTCGCTATAAAGAGCCTGTGCGACTTTCTCAGGTTCTTGCACCTGTTGCTGCTAATCAACAGTGGTATTGGCCAGCCAGCCGGTTTTACGACTTGTCTGTTGATGTAGAGGCTCAGCGTGCAGAAGTAATTTCGCTGATTGATGCGCTGACAGTAGAACTGGCGCCTAAAGACGAACGCGCTATAGGGCTTCGCGCTTTGCGTCAGCAAATTGAAAACTGGAAGCTCGCCAAGCGTGTAAGAGTGGCTGTAAATTATGATGTGGCGCGATTGGATATTTCTCACAATCCAGAGCTACAGGATGGGGCGTATAAATTATCGTTAACCACCCGGCCTAATGTTGTTCACATTGGCGGACTGGTTAAGATGCCCGGCGCCTATAAATACCGTGCCATGGCAAGCGGCTTCCAGTATACCCAGGCTGTTCCGCTCAGAGGGGATGCAGAACCCGATTTTGTTTATGTGATTGCGCCTGATGGTAATATCCGTCAGTTAGAAACGGCCTACTGGAACCGGGATTATGCGTCAATCATGCCCGGTAGTCAGATTATCGTGCCGGTGTTTTCTTATCTTCTTACCCCATCGCTGTCTGAGCTCAATGAAAAGGTCGCGGCACTAGCAGTAAACAGAGTATTTCAATGATATCCGGTAAACCTACTTACTTATCTGCACTTATCGCCAGTATTTTAGCTTCATCTGCTGCTGTAGCGCAGGAAAAGCATACATCACTATCGGTCACCCCATCTCAAATGGTGCAGGGCGGCACCGGGTTGATACAGACACCTACCTCCAGAATGCGCCCGGAAGGGGATCTGGCTATCAGCTATACGGATAATGACCAGTACCGTTTCTGGTCTGTAAGCATGCAACTATACCCATGGATGGAAGCCACAGCCCGGTATACTGATGTGCGTACTCGTCTTTACAGTCAGGAAGAAAGCTTCAGTGGCGATCAGACGCTCAAAGATAAAGGTCTGGATGTAAAGTTCAGATTATGGGAAGAAAGCTTTTATCTGCCTGAGATATCTCTGGGGTTTCGCGACTTCGGCGGTACCGGTTTTTTTGAAAGTGAGCATGTCAGCGCCAGTAAAGCCTGGGGTCCGCTGGACTTCCATTTAGGCGTCGGCTGGGGCTATATGGGCCGGGCTGATGATATCACAAACCCTTTTTGTAAAATTAAAGACAGTTACTGCTCACGTCCGTTGGGATATTCGGGCAATGGCGGTAAGGTTGATTACGACCAGTTTTTTAAAGGACCGATGGCATTTTTTGGTGGGGTAGAATACCAGTCGCCCTGGGAGCCGCTTCGCTTCAAGCTGGAATTTGAAGGTAATGATTACAGTCAGGACCGGGCCGGCCGGCTGGAACAGGACACTCGCTGGAATGTCGGCGCCGTTTATCGCTATAAAGGCTTCGACTTTTCACTGAACTATCAACGCGGTAATACGGTGGGATTCGGGGTTACCTATAACTTCAATATGGATACCTTCAGTCAGGTTAAAATTGATGAACCACCCAAATCGCTTTTTAACACTAAACCCGCTAAAACAGTAAATGATGTCAATCGCGCCAAGCTTTCCAGGCAGTTAGCTACCGACGGTGCATTCTACATTCATGATGCCAATATTAATGATGATAAAGTCACCGTATACGGCTCTCAGCGCGCCTATCGCGATATTGTTGAAGCCACAGAGCGGGTAGGGCGCTTACTGGCTTCAGAAATGCCAGATACAGTAAAAGAGTACCGTATAGTGGAAACGCAAAACGGATTACCCATGACCACCACCCAAATAGACGCTGACGCCTTTAAATCGGTAGCGCGCTATGAAGGACTGGAACGATCTGTTGAGCAGACATTCGAACGTGTCACGCCTTCAGATGCGGATATGGCCGGGTATGATCCTAAAGGTGTGACCGGATTTGGTTACTCGACGGACTTTTTCTGGACTCAGAGCTTCGGTGGACCGGAAGACTTTTATCTTTACCAGGGCGGCCTTATCTTTGGCGGAGCATATTCATTTAACCAAAACTTTGGGTTGTACGGCAGCGTTTCAGCAACGTTACTGGAGAACTATGATAAGTTTAATTACACCCTGGACCAGGCTGACTCAAGCCTGCCACGGGTCAGAACGTATGTACGTGAGTATGTGACGCGCTCAAAAGTGCTGTTGAGCAACCTGTACGGCCGCTGGATTGATAAGGTGGCAGATGACTGGTATGCACAGGCTTACGGCGGGTATCTGGAAACCATGTTCGGCGGTGTTGGCGGCGAAGTGATGTACCGCCCGGTAGACAGCAACTGGTCATTCGGCGTAGACCTTAACTACGTTCAGCAGCGCTCTTATGAAAACGACTGGGACTTCTTCGATTATAAAGTTCTGACCGGGTTTGCCTCAGCCTATTACCGCCCTGAGTTTTTACCTGATACGCGGCTGACCGTCAGTGCCGGACAGTTTCTGGCAAAAGACAAAGGTGTGAACATTGATTTCGCCAAACGGTTTGACAGCGGCATCGTTGTGGGCGCCTATGCGGCGTTTACAGACGCTTCAGCAGAAGAATATGGTGAAGGCAGCTTTACCAAAGGTTTTTATATCTCAGTGCCACTGGATCTATTTGTCCTTAAGCCTGCAAAAGGCCGGGGACGATTCCCATGGGTGCCAATCTCTAGAGATGGTGGGCAAATGCTTAACCGACCTTCAATCTTGAGTGATATCACTGCACCGCGTTCGCCATTTTACAGATAAAACGCAAGCCGGATGATGTATGGCATCATCCGGCATTTCTTATTAAAAAATTCGCGAGATCGGTCAACGCTCTTTAATGATTTCGATGATTTCAGTCGTTGAAATTGACGGGGTACGGGGCAGATAAACCACATCACACGTATCTTTCAGGTCGTCAAAGCGACCCTCCCAGTCATTACCCATTACCAGTACATCAGCGTTGTGCGCCTTTATATACTCCCGCTTTTTCTCCAGTGACTCTTCTGTAAAAATTTCATCGACAAAACGTAGCGACTCAATTAATTCATGTCGGCTATGGTAAGGATAAACAGGGTTGCGCCCTTTCTTGTTAAAGTTAAGCTCATCTGAAGAAATGCCAACAATAAGGTAATCACCTAATGCTTTGGCGCGTTTTAAAATTCTTATGTGCCCGATATGTAAGACATCAAAGGTGCCGAAGGTAATTACTCTGCGCACAGTGGTCCCCGGTGTTTAAATATGTTCGGTCAGATACGCCGCAATTCTTGCACCGCACTGGCCATCTGTTTTCCCTACCATGTTTTTGACCAGCTCCTGCCGGGCCTTTTGTTTTGACTCAGGATTATTCAGGCAACCAGCAACGGCCGGCGCGATATATTTTGCGGCGCTGGTGCGTTTAGTCAGCTTATGAAAAAGCTCTATATCAGGGTCCAGGCGCTGCTTTAGCCTGAACTTAAGTAAGCCTTTGTAACTCCACCTTGTCTGATAGAAATCGCACCAGACAACAGGTTTATTCAATGCTGCAAACTCAAAAATAGCAGAAGATGCATCTGACAACATTACATCGGCCAGTTGCATGAACGGTAGCAGATTATAATCAGCGACACCGGTCACCCAGACGTTATCAAACTGTGCCCATTTATCGAAGCGCTCGCGATGGGCGGTATACTTACTTTTGGTCAGACTAAAAAAATGTGGCTTAACGATCAGGTTGTAATCCCCTAACGAAGCGGGCCAGTCGGCGCCGAAATGCTCAATACTGGAAGGGAAAAATGTAGGTGCATACAAAACCGTCGGCTTGCCAGGATCCAGGCCCAGGTCTGTCAGGTTTATATTGCTTTGCTGGTTGTTAAATACAGGGTCTAATTTTGCGAACCCGGTATCAATAAATTTTTTGTCTGGAAAACGTTGCGACAGACGTTTGAGCCGTTCCTGGCCTTCAACAAAGCGCACATCAAAAGGAAATTCGGACACATCGTAATAGCATGCTTTAGGCCCGATGCCATGCTGCATAAGCGCAAGCCTGGCGGGAATGCGGTATTTTTGTTGCGCTGAAAAAGGCGGGACGTTTCCGAAAATAATCCACTGTGCAGAGGAATGCCTGTAGAAATCAAACCCACTACTTTTATCTTCCAGGTAAACATACTCAAAACCAGCGTCGCTTACTGCCTTTTCTTTCACGCTATCGAGCGCTTCTTCGCGATAGAGCACGAATTCACACGTAACCTCACGGGCCTTCAATAACGCTGCTACAGGCAAATATTGAGGCAGATAGTACAAGTGCTGAGTATCAAACAGGACTTTTTCAGACATCACAAATTCCTGGATCGAAGCAGCCTATGACTGTCGATATATTTTATTATTCTTATAGTAATGATGTTTATCGCATATATATGCCCTTTGTAGCAAATCTGACATACGTATTTCACACAAAACTATTACAACAGTTCATAATCCGACCAGTCTGCTCAGCGCAGGAACGTTGTTCCAGCCTGGAAAGTCACAAACTGAAAATACCTGATGGGGTAGCAGGGCGAGGTAAGTATTTAACCCACTATCGATATAGATCATCGACACGAACTAAGTGAAAACTGTAAGAACAGGGATCATTTTGTGCCGATCCCAGATTAATTCATCGTCGAAACGCTGCTTTTTCCTTCAATGCAGAGCGGCTTTGATGTAGAATCCGCTGCCCGGATCTGAGGAGATCTCGATCTGAGGGACATTTACCAGGTTTTTTTGCGGCTTATCTTGTATTTTGGCTAGCTTTACTGTATAAAATGCGCCCTCTAATTTATAGTAATACGTCATTTGACCCAGAGACTAGTGAAGTGGTGGGATCGATTGGCGCGACAGTTATCGTTGTTCTGGAGACAAATACAATGTCAAGAGTATGTCAAGTAACAGGTAAGCGTCCTACGGTTGGTAACAATCGTTCGCACGCAAGAAACGCGACCCGTCGTCGCTTCTTACCAAACCTTCAATCTCACCGTTTCTGGGTAGAGAGCGAAAACCGTTTCGTTAAACTGCGTTTGTCTGCTAAAGGCATGCGTATTATCGACAAAAAAGGCATCGATTCAGTACTGACTGACATCCGTGCCCGTGGTGAAAAGATCTAAGGAAGCCAAACAATGCGTGATAAAATCAAATTAGTTTCTTCTGCAGGTACTGGTTTCTTCTACACCACAGATAAGAACAAGCGTAATATGCCTGGCAAAATGGAGATCAAAAAGTTTGATCCCGTTGTGCGTAAGCACGTTATGTTCAAAGAGGCCAAAATCAAGTAATAAAGCTTGCTTTTGTCTCCACGAAAACCCGGCCCATGCCGGGTTTTTTGCGTTTAGCACCTGATAGCGTTTCAATCCGCATTCTTATACACTTTGCGATATCGCTGATAGTAAAGAGTCTATGCATGGCAAAAACGCGGATTTCTCCCAGAGTAATGAACAACGTTGTGATATTCGCAATGCTTTTCATGATCCTTCTGTTCAATCTGGATGCTTTCTTGCCTGAGCCTGCCGTACCGCAATCCCGCCCGCTGGTGGGTCCTGACGATTATCTCCTAAAAGTAGAACAAACACCTTATAGCTTGGAACGCGCGGGCCAGAGCTGGCGACAAACCCAGCTTAATACTGCCTTATCAGTTACGCCTGATATGCAGCTGGCAGCCTGGCAACAGGGGCAGCTGGCGCCGACAGATTCAGTGCCGGCGGATGTCGCCGCTGCACAGCCTTATGTTGCCGTGGTATGGCTGGCCGGTAACAGCCAGGGGCAGGTTTTCGCTTTTTACCCTGGTGACGCTCGCACGTTTGTCAAAACCCAAAGCCAGTGGTTTACCTTGAAAGATGCCTCACTGCCCACACTCTTACCGTGGAATGAATACAACTAAGAGCTTCTCACATGCCTGAGTTACCGGAAGTCGAAGTCAGTCGCCAGGGGGTGTCTCCGTGGCTGAGTGACCAGACAATCACCAATATTGTTGTGCGGCAACGGCAAATGCGCTGGCCTGTACCAGCAGAAATTTCGCAGGCAGTCGGGCAACAGGTTTTAAATGTAAATCGCCGCGCTAAATATCTGCTGATCGAGGTTGAGACCGGCACCATTGTCCTTCATCTAGGCATGTCAGGGAAACTGCGGGTTGTTGATGCATCGCTGCCGCCGGTTAAACATGATCATATTGATATTGTATTAGGCAGTGGTAAATGCCTTCGTTTTAATGACCCGCGCCGGTTCGGTGCTTGTCTCTGGCAACCCGAAGGGACGCAGTTACCACAAATGCAGAATCTGGGGCCGGAACCGCTAACCGACGCGTTTGATGAGGAAAGGCTGTATACGCTCTCGCGGCAACGCAAAGGGGCCATTAAGAACTTTGTGATGGATAATGCGATCGTGGTGGGGGTGGGGAACATCTACGCTAACGAAGCGTTATTCATGGCCGGTATTGACCCTCGACGTGCGGCCGGCAGGGTCAGCGCGAAACGCTATAAGCTTTTAACCGCTGCTATTAAACAGGTTCTCGCAGAAGCGATAGAGCAGGGCGGTACAACACTTAAAGATTTTGCGCAAAGTGATGGTAATCCGGGTTACTTTAAGCAAAAGCTACGGGTATACGGCAGAGCAGAAGCACCTTGTTTAAGCTGCCAGACACCTATCAAGAGCGTTGTTATCGGGCAGCGCAACACGTTTTACTGCCCGTCTTGCCAGCGGTAATTACTTCTTATCTGAGTGAAAGCGCTTTGCCAGCGCTTTTTCAACTTCCGGATGGCAAAATTCAGTAACTTTGCCGTGATGCATAGCCACTTCTTTGACCAGTGTAGAGGAGATAAAAGAATTTTCTTCTGACGGTGTTAAAAACACACTTTCAAGCTTCGGATTCAGCCGGCGGTTCATATTTGCTAACTGAAATTCATATTCAAAATCTGAGACTGCGCGTAACCCCCGGATGAGAACGGTAGCATTTTGCTGATCGGCAAAGTCAGCCAGCAAGCCGGTAAATCCCTGCACTTCAACGTTATTCAAATCGCCGGTCACGGTTTTAATCAGCCGGACCCGTTCTTCCAATGTAAAAACAGGTTTTTTACTGGGATTAGATGCAATTGCCACAATAACATGAGAAAACATCTGTGAGGCACGCTGAATAAGATCAGCATGGCCATTGGTAATCGGGTCAAATGTTCCCGGATAAATTGCTCTGGTATGCATGGTATACAATCAATTTCTTAGTTAAGCCGCACACTACCGACTAATTAAAGCGGATGCAATGCGCTTTACGCATCCTGGTAGCCGTTTATAAGCGTATTCCAGTTTTGCTGGTCCCAGTAAAAGGTGA contains:
- a CDS encoding YjbF family lipoprotein, with the protein product MNKFFSTVFTVALFCLTLVGCSSTNKAYYDTIKLALASEKPLSLPIEKVLASRADLLKVRHGERNTAVMALAYIENGQNKWVSADSAQLHMHNGVIVRTHGLNQDMLYTSNLDKNPLSDPLPLSFDWTREVDIKGMGYGLTVTSQWKAVAEEELTEFSASFPVQRIEETVSFPKTTPYIETGLTWTNTYWVSQENGELLKASVKISPQSDRFEMTYLSRAARLLNERK
- a CDS encoding capsule biosynthesis GfcC family protein, which codes for MTRILFLLFLVSVSASVSAEVRIDINNQAFRYKEPVRLSQVLAPVAANQQWYWPASRFYDLSVDVEAQRAEVISLIDALTVELAPKDERAIGLRALRQQIENWKLAKRVRVAVNYDVARLDISHNPELQDGAYKLSLTTRPNVVHIGGLVKMPGAYKYRAMASGFQYTQAVPLRGDAEPDFVYVIAPDGNIRQLETAYWNRDYASIMPGSQIIVPVFSYLLTPSLSELNEKVAALAVNRVFQ
- a CDS encoding YjbH domain-containing protein, which gives rise to MISGKPTYLSALIASILASSAAVAQEKHTSLSVTPSQMVQGGTGLIQTPTSRMRPEGDLAISYTDNDQYRFWSVSMQLYPWMEATARYTDVRTRLYSQEESFSGDQTLKDKGLDVKFRLWEESFYLPEISLGFRDFGGTGFFESEHVSASKAWGPLDFHLGVGWGYMGRADDITNPFCKIKDSYCSRPLGYSGNGGKVDYDQFFKGPMAFFGGVEYQSPWEPLRFKLEFEGNDYSQDRAGRLEQDTRWNVGAVYRYKGFDFSLNYQRGNTVGFGVTYNFNMDTFSQVKIDEPPKSLFNTKPAKTVNDVNRAKLSRQLATDGAFYIHDANINDDKVTVYGSQRAYRDIVEATERVGRLLASEMPDTVKEYRIVETQNGLPMTTTQIDADAFKSVARYEGLERSVEQTFERVTPSDADMAGYDPKGVTGFGYSTDFFWTQSFGGPEDFYLYQGGLIFGGAYSFNQNFGLYGSVSATLLENYDKFNYTLDQADSSLPRVRTYVREYVTRSKVLLSNLYGRWIDKVADDWYAQAYGGYLETMFGGVGGEVMYRPVDSNWSFGVDLNYVQQRSYENDWDFFDYKVLTGFASAYYRPEFLPDTRLTVSAGQFLAKDKGVNIDFAKRFDSGIVVGAYAAFTDASAEEYGEGSFTKGFYISVPLDLFVLKPAKGRGRFPWVPISRDGGQMLNRPSILSDITAPRSPFYR
- a CDS encoding adenylyltransferase/cytidyltransferase family protein, whose amino-acid sequence is MRRVITFGTFDVLHIGHIRILKRAKALGDYLIVGISSDELNFNKKGRNPVYPYHSRHELIESLRFVDEIFTEESLEKKREYIKAHNADVLVMGNDWEGRFDDLKDTCDVVYLPRTPSISTTEIIEIIKER
- a CDS encoding CDP-glycerol glycerophosphotransferase family protein: MSEKVLFDTQHLYYLPQYLPVAALLKAREVTCEFVLYREEALDSVKEKAVSDAGFEYVYLEDKSSGFDFYRHSSAQWIIFGNVPPFSAQQKYRIPARLALMQHGIGPKACYYDVSEFPFDVRFVEGQERLKRLSQRFPDKKFIDTGFAKLDPVFNNQQSNINLTDLGLDPGKPTVLYAPTFFPSSIEHFGADWPASLGDYNLIVKPHFFSLTKSKYTAHRERFDKWAQFDNVWVTGVADYNLLPFMQLADVMLSDASSAIFEFAALNKPVVWCDFYQTRWSYKGLLKFRLKQRLDPDIELFHKLTKRTSAAKYIAPAVAGCLNNPESKQKARQELVKNMVGKTDGQCGARIAAYLTEHI
- the rpmB gene encoding 50S ribosomal protein L28; this encodes MSRVCQVTGKRPTVGNNRSHARNATRRRFLPNLQSHRFWVESENRFVKLRLSAKGMRIIDKKGIDSVLTDIRARGEKI
- the rpmG gene encoding 50S ribosomal protein L33, encoding MRDKIKLVSSAGTGFFYTTDKNKRNMPGKMEIKKFDPVVRKHVMFKEAKIK